The Vigna unguiculata cultivar IT97K-499-35 chromosome 1, ASM411807v1, whole genome shotgun sequence nucleotide sequence aactcAGTAAGTCTTTTAGTTTATTTGAGATAACCTCATATTTATTAGCTATTGTAAAAACTTGAGAAAAAGAAActagaaaattattttgttctgaaatttgttgttatgatttaaaatttaaaatcgtAGTGTGACAATAAGATAAAACAATGAGTGATTATTTATCGATAGCAGAGataatgatatattttggtGAATTTAGATTGTTTTGGGgtaattttatattagttttagtAAATATTAGTGTTAGAGAATATCGATTAATGATTAACCATGGTCCAATCTGCTTGTATAGACTGGAAAACAAGCTTGATTggaaaagttttcaaattaaaaatttaataacacaGTCACCATGTTACAAAACTAGTTTGGCACTGTGTTAGAATCATTTGAAAATGACAAAACAATGGCGTATTACGCAATTACCTTTTCGAGaatttttgtacaaaaatttCTTAGTGAATAATCAACTCTTATTTCTGAAACCCAAGACAGAAGGTGTGAATAATCATCTTAACTTTCCATTGTTTTGATTGCTAATGACAAAACCTTAAATTCCACCATTTCCTGTCTTTGAAGGGAGGATAATTTATTAGAAGAAGTCTGAAAATGGTTATGGCGTTGTTTCACATTAGGTATCAACCAGACACCATGTTACCCTTGCAGTCAAAACATGTGGTTCTTGGATTATGGTTCTTGACACCTTGTTTTGCGGAAAAGTTTGGAAACCAGCATGATCCATGGTTCTAATACCTCATGACATGCCAAATTAGTCATTTGTGAGAAGGCTACAAGGGCCTGTGTGGTGTTTGTATAAATAAGGCAATTAAGATAATAACTCTATTTTTGTTAGAGAAAAGATAGGAACTCTAGAACAGATAACTTACCAAGGAAAGGAAAgagaatgaaataataaaatttaatattgcACGAATTTGCACTTGAATGTACacaaatatcaaaataagaGTATATATGAACAAAATGTTATAATCGAGAACTATAACAgtcatttaatagttttttaacACATCAactaacaattttaatttgaagTAAGTAAAGTTTAGCCATTTTTGCTTTTGGACATTAATGATCACTCCTTTTAATCCTCTATCTTAGATGTGAGTGTGTGCTTCTTGGGTATCATCAACACATTGATGTAGAAGAATGGTAACTTTACAGTCATACTTCTTGTTTTCTCTATAAAGCATCTTCTTTGTGGCTTTCTCGCCTGATACTTGGAACTCATCTTCAACTATCTCTGCAACTTCTTGATACTTAAGAATTGCTTTCATTTGCACCCGCCATCTATTCCAATTCTTGCCATTGAGGGTGGGTAGATCAGTTGAGAACGCATTACCCACCAGGCTCATCAATCTTGTTGACTCTTGATACCAAATGTTggagaaaagataaaaactctaGAATAGACAATTTGACACGGAAAGATATTGAAATAACAAAACTTAATATTGCACGAATTTGCACTTGTATATACACCAATATCAAAATAAGGGTATATATGGACAAAATGTTATAACATAGAATTATAatagttacttaattttttaatacacCAACTAAGCCACTTTTGCTTTTGGACATTAATAATCATTCATCTTAATCTCTATCTTAAATGTGAGTGTGTGCTTCTTTACTACACATCGTTGTACAGGAAGAAGTGCATGATGAAGGCTATaacatatgaatattttttgaaatgtaGAATAGTTTATAATGTagaatcttttttttaaacaaataaacaccaaaaaatttatatcaatattttgaaataaaatactttttgaataaaaattgttaataataattatgaatatattAGTTAATGAATATAATAGTAATTTATAATGCATTAATTGCtataatttattgaaagaaataaatattgaataatttagatttaaaatttttaaataaataaattatgttagtatttgatatggaacatatagattatttaaaaataatttaattcattgATTTAAATTCTCATTTAAGTACATTTCATCAAGAGCTTCTTTAAGATATTCTTTatcacctgcatttgttttacTTGACTCAAGAAGATTCTTCTCATGGTccacaatttcataaaaaacacAACATGCATTGATTCTTCTACATTTAAGGTTCTTCTATTCAAAACTCTATAGGCTTTACTTGTCAATGAATATCttaagaaaatagcttcatctGCTTTAGAgtcaaatttacccaaattttctttttctttgtttaagacaaaacatttgcatccaaatatttttaaatgtaatattgttttgaaaatgaaggCAACAAATATGCACTACATTTATTAAACAAtagtagaaaagaaaaatttagaaGTTTATTCAATGcaattgaaaaatgaaagaaacaaaaaggatATATAGgagtaaaaaaatgtataaaaatatttaataaaatttaataatatgaaagaagaacaaaaaaaatgaaatgtagTCAAAAGTAGTAgtattttatatcaatatttattatgtactatttatagttattaataattttaatatgtttggCTTAGGTAAAATAAATAGATGTGAGGTGGGTACAATGAATGAAAGGTAATAATAAAAGATGTataattaaatagaataaagaTTACAATTCATTGAATACAATTAAAACTACAACATATACATTAGTGGTCGGAAGTGTATCCTCTAAAAATAACATTGTGGGTCCCATTCCGTAGTAACTCATATAGACTACTTTCGTCCAGTTAGGGTATATAAGAAAAAACTTATTCATGACATGTTTcaaatcaaaacaaataatgatgtcgcataaatgataaaatagtgGAAAAAAGTTCAAAGTATGAATTCGTCTATGACACGTCCAAACACTTGACAATACATTAAATTGTTCATCAAGACAAGATATACGTccatctcatatatatatatatatatatatatatatatatatatatatatatatatatatatatatatatgaaataggAAACATTTGATTCCTTAGTTATATACCTCAAATACGGATCATGGAATGTAGAATTTAAATATCCATTCTATTAGTTCTAGtcaagttaattttatttttaattatgtcaaTTAAGTGCTTGTAATcactttcattaaaaatatatattttctctttgattatagtttataaatttcaattcaaaaacacatatttttagttacaaaaaaattaatttattccaactaattatttattacgaaaatttaaaagcataatttttaagtttatatttgaagttaataactgctattttattttacaatataactatacattttccattatttatttatgtccaAACCAAAATACTTTATCTTactttttattgaaatattcaataaaaaaaattgattgataGTATATAAAGTTTGCGGATTAACTATAATATTcgataaacataaaataatatattcataattattattaaaatttattcttcaaaagttttttatttcaaagtattgaTATACATTTCTCGGTATTTATTTGTttccaaaaaatatttctacattttaaaatactatagtataaatttttacaatataaaaataaaacttcaaaatcaaataatatttttctccttttattcatccctttaaaaaaaaaaaaaacccagtTCAGAAATGGACTTTTCGTTTTTTTTCTAAATGGAAggacattaaatattaattatttaaaacttcaCACAATAAATCTTAACTACAAATCATCAATATCTACTTTATGAAatttcaacaacaaaataataatcaaattaatttatttggcaatgtaattatacatttttaatattaataaattaacttaTTACAATTCTTAtacataattcttttatttctttataaaagaaatgaaaattaaacaaataaaagaaaactaactTTTTACAttcttttctctattttaataaaaaaacgaaattaaaaagaaaaaaaaagtgaaaaactaaattaaaaaaaaaaaaatagcatctCGGAATTCGATTTCAGAAAACCGAATCCCGGAATGGTGTGAAAAATTCGTATGCTCCAGAGTCGAATTCTCAacttgaaaaaagaaaagtgtggTGTTCATGTAATTAAAAGCTACAGTGTTGTATCCGAGAAATATCAAAAGGAAACATCggtagtgaaaaaaaaaaaaagaagaagaaaaaaaatggaaagttTTGGGTGAATGCAGCATGGGCAAAGGTGCACATAGAGATGTGAGATGCTTTTCCATTTTAGGATGAACAACATCTGCATCAACAATTATAACACCTACTTCGCTTTCCTTTTTTCGCATTCCCATTTAAACATCTCACATCTCATTCCACACTCTAACATCAAGCACCTACGCTATGCTACTACACtcatcatcaattattaaataattaaataatcaaatattcaatGTGAGACAGTGATGCATGTGATTTCTTATTCCGTGAATCAACTCCACGTCACTCCCAAACCTTCTTATCTCCAATGTCTTTCTTATAACCAATCATTCTCATCCTTTCTCTCCAACTATGCAACAAAAACACACATTTCAGAATTTcctaacttcaattttttttttttttaaatttcttctaaacttttaattttatatattcttagACGAATTActtcttcaaaacaaaaatcttcttcttttcatatATCGATATGGCTTTGATTTCGTAAAGCTTCTCCTTTCTTTGCAAATCCACCGTTTCAACTTTCCATatgttgttttgtttaatttgcgTAGTCATATGTAGTGTGTCGGTGGGGTAGAGATCAAACCATcttacaatgtttttttttttttttttcttcttgtgctTTTTCATGGTATTGTTACAATATCTTGTTAGGTTTCTACCGAgtctttcttctcttttgttCAATTCACACATcaactatataaatatttgtggatgatattataataataaaatgatacaataaatttaacagacgatagattttattaaaatatatttgaatgactttgataataaaataaaattgagtaaGACTCAAATTTGGGTGTCCTTAATTACTTTCATGAATTAGTTGGGTGAATCATTTTGGAAATGGTCAATGCTTAAACATTCATGAAGAAAATAGCTAAATTGAAATTGTgaataaatgaaagaaagaaggaaTGTCACTGACTTGTCTATTTAGGAGGCATGTGATGaacatatataaatgaaaatgtttGTCCACAAGCCCccaaatgaaaaatatagtaTAATAATGTGTTGAGAATAGTTCAAATGTGAGTTAAAAGTTTCACATTGgataaaaaatacaaagttatacattatataagaataaagacctataatattattgtcttaaggttttaaaattaaaataatgtcaGATGCCTTAtatactatataagaataaagactgtTGCCTTAAGATTTTACAcgtattatttattgattattttatctaatacgtataaatactaaaattttagaataaattaatattaatttagatgATGATATGCACATACATGACAATaaccaataaaatatattttagaaatatttagtagttagattttttatttacattatgAAGTACTTGTTTATAATATAttggttaaatatattatgCTAGCTTTTTTTCTTACCAAACAAATTTATGATTTAACCCAAAAtgcaaaatatttgtttttaaaaaaatcgaCTCAACGTAAATAATATTGGACATCGCGGAAATTACATCATTTATAAAAGTGACGAAAAATGCTCCGTTTTTAGCGTCTCACcaacattataattaaaaattatcacatTCTTTTTACTAAAAACCTCTTTAGTAAATAGTGAGTCATTAATTTATtacctaaaattataataattggataaattaattttagaattaaaaataatcattcaaTCTGTAATGGAAATTATATATTGACAGTCaatttaacttttgaaaatgtAACAAACGATCAAATTGTtgtctgaaaaataaataaaaatgtattcaCACACGACTTCCAAgttaacaacaataaaaaaaataaaaatatattgtttcagTCTCATCTTTTGACTTCATCGTTTATATTTTTGATATGACTTCGTGagtcattaattaataaatctttattgacttttattttgaaagaataATAAACCACACTGAAtaacataaaaagtaaaatttcatagtataaattttcataaaaagaaTTAGAACAAAATGGAATCATTCATGTACCTATTCTGTcttaaaaacaaatacaaagaagACGTTTTACTCCTATATGACttcaatttaaaaagtaaaaattaaattcataaaactTTTATGGAATTCATAAgactttaaattaattaaactcgTGATCgctaaatttgattttttcacATCAAAGTCATGGCCACGATATTTTGGTATAATTTTAAATCTCAACTTGAAGTTGTGTTTGTGAATGGCAACTTTTTTTGTAACGAAATTATCCTCATGGATTCCAACCTATCcgttatgataaatatttttgaaagtgCTCATtctgatatttttgaaaagaaatattcaCCAATTTGGTGACGTATAAGAAAAAAATCGTACAAATTGCTAATATAAAAGATCTGAGAGTATTTTCAACACAAAAATATCCTAAgacttcatatttatatatatattttcaagttTCTTAACTATTCTCAATGTGTAACTTTTAAGTAATATTTGAACTGTTGCTAAAATTAACGTGTTATATATGTTGGAAGATGCAGAAATGGGTATCTGTGACGTGAGATATTAGCAGCAGTGGTGCATTTtccattaacaaaataaaattctttcTCAACGGTTGTTCATGGAATATTTGcccaacaaaaaaatagtggaaAGAATATGATATGATATATACGTCATTTGGAATAATTTGTGGTCTTGCCACCAACTTATGTTTAAATATTCCAGTTGAGATGCAGATCAACCTAACAATCTTTATATATCAATTCAAAAGTTTTTGTTTCAAATGCTCTCTCTCATTTCAACATGTTCTCATGGATGAGCACTCTCCATCGAGTAGTAGGAGCAGTGTTCATTCTATcgaattaaaataatgaaatattgacaactttttcttataatttaattaaataattttaaaatattaaaaaaatataaaaaatatttaaaatatatcatattagattataaaaaattgtcaaaatttaattattaaaaaattattttccatcaaataataaataaagaaagagaaacCGAATCAAAGTTTCTCCACGTAACCAACATGCATCTctatgaaattataatatatcttttttaaaatttctgcTTAGCCAGAAATTTGTTTTGAAGTCACTTatcatgaaaataatatttgatggtgctttttgttttcatatatcCCTGGAAAATTCGGAATTTATTCTTGAATAATAAGTCTCTTAAGGAATATATATAACATCCAGCACAATAGGGTGGTATAGGCACTAAAGGAgtttattcattaatttattgttttgataAGAAAGTTTGTGCTGATATTATAACTAAAAGCtatgttttaaaattgatatatattgtaatatgaagtttgtgttgtgtATAGTGTTTGTGTGTCTGAAGAAGAGTAGGTTGAGTTGAGGATGTGATTCCTTCCAAATATTGCAATAGAATGATGGAATTTAATACCTTGTACCATCCAACCATCTTTATCCAAATTCTCCACCACCCTATAACACTTTTACTTTCCATCATATATCAAACTCTTTTTTATTACATGTAATgtcaatgtttttatttttctcaaaaactttccattatctttttcaaaaatatcaatatatgaACTTATAAAAGTAGAGATGTACTCGAAAGTTCGGTATGAAATTTATACGTCTTTTCTCTTATATATCTTCACTTGATTGAaaggtaaatatatatatatatatatatatatatatatatatatatatatatatatatatatataaagacattATGACATTTAAGTTAGTaagtcataaaataaaataagtagtgaataatatttaaaggtCTAGAACTTCTTATATCTAATTAAGGTTTTTCATGTGGTATTAGTACAATAATTCTATtgatgtgttttgttttttggaaaaatacttaaaatatggAGGTATtgaatttatagattttttttattatatgatatttaattttatcattttatctaATACAGAATTTAGACTTACACCtagattatttttattgttatggttgttgggttatattttttcacataTATATGGATTATGGTcatagtcattgagagattgtggtcaacatatatatgacattagtcttatacatataagacatttgacaccaGTATTACATCTAAACGTTAAGACAAtagtgttatgggtctttattcttatatagtgtttaattttgtcttttctatccaatgtggaaTTTTGACTcccacttggactattcccaacaatgGTTACATACCAATATTGTTATGGTTACGGTGTCTTTGTGCTAAAATGTTTTGTTATAACGGTTTAAGTCATTCACAAATGAACCAGTGGCTCTACTGATAGATTTTTTTCTGAGGAAGATTCACCGGTGAAAGATTACATATGTGACATGAACCTAAGAGATTTACACTACTTATAACCTAAAAACTACTTATTTAGGTTAACAATACCTAATATGGTGTTAATTCATAAGACCAATACGTGATAAAGGTAATATCGATTTATATGACTGATGTCAGTAGAGTTCATCCAACACACTAGTTTTCCATATTTGAGACTGAGCCGATATTATTTTGAAGGAAAATATCCATTTGTTAGGTCTTCTTACCTATTGCTGTATAATATCCAAAACATTCATTTTGATGTATTTGTAGTTTTCACAGAATTGAACACGATCCTTCTTGTTATATCAAATCATTCCTCTGTATTAGGCTACAGAGCATATATACAAAACGCACTGTTCCTTGAACATTGATGTGCCAAGACTTTAGTATATGAATCCAAATTAGCCAAAACAAGTTGGGTTtacattgttttttttcttttttctttttaaccaaGCCAAAATATCCGATAAAATACAATCTAGACCGTTGTTTTGGGACCAAAATTTTGAGGAATCTCtgttgaaattttataatttttataattaaaacaaatggCTGGCCAGTTACCACTATACACAGTAAATATATTATTCCTGGaacaaactttaaattaaattagcgTTACGTTTTTCACTTTCATTCTCTGAGAATAAAATCCAACGTAGGCATCTCAACAATGGCTGATGCCATGCCATCTTAATGTAACTATAAATACAGTTCTGCATGGCATTTGGTTGCAGCAAGACAACTTagaattttgatatattctaagTTTTTGAATTAACATGTGGGGCAAGATGTTGAAATCCTTATGGAAAAGTTTTCAACATAAGTGTGTGGAGAGGCAAAAGAGTGAAGTTGATGAAAGTGTGTCAGTGCATGTGCATGGTGAAGACTTGGTCGTTTTGCCTGTGCAGTGTTGCAACTCTTGCATAGAAGAAACCAAACAATGCAATTGTGACCATATTCATGCCGCAGAAGACGCCAATCTCCACGCTCAGCGTCATGCTAACTCCAACAGTTCCTTTACTCATGCTGTCATCAACATGGTGGGGATGCTCGTAGGTAAAATTTTTCACACATCTATGATTGAGTTTTCAAGTTTTTAACAGACTTCATTTTCTTTAGCAAGTTTGTTTTGAAGGGTAACCATGATGCATGAAATTACTCTCTTGATTTACTTTTTTCCAACTTCACTAGGAGAATAATGCTTAGATCACCCAAACAAATATTCTCAAACACTTTTGGTAGTGCATCCAAGATTTGCATGCTGAAAATTGGACATAACAGAACAACCAACCAATCAAGAACAAGTTAATGTTTAATGACAAAATCACAATCAACACTGTAAACTTACCCATCAAGTAACTGTGTTGAATTCTTCGTAAAAGAACTCAATATTTGTGAGCAGAAAAGCAATAAGTCAGTGCAAAGTTTTGAATATCTTTCAGGTTTGGGGCAACTATCAACTCCATATGCTGTGGTAAGTGGAGGGTGGGTGTCTGCATTCTTGCTTGTAGGACTAGGTGTGATGTGTGCTTACAGTTCTCACATACTTGGAACATGCCTCAGAAAGAATCCAAAGTTAAGAAGCTTTATGGATATTGGGAAACATGCATTTGGATCAAAAGGAAGGTTGGTGGCTGCAACAATCATCTACATGGAAATCTTCATGTCCCTTGTTTCCTACACCATTTCATTACATGATAACTTGATCACAGTCTTTCTGGGGACAAATCTGAAGCACCACTTCCCCAGATTCTCTTCATCTCAGTTCCTAACTGCGGTGGCAGTCCTCATTGCCCTCCCTAGTTTATGGATCAGAGACCTCTCTTCCATATCTTTTCTTTCAACACTTGGTATTCTCATGTCTCTACTCATTTTTCTGTGTGTAGCAGCCACTGCAGTTTTAGGACATGTCTCAAACAATCATGCCATACCTGTCCTCCAACTCCATAACATTCCATCGGTATCTGGCCTTTATGTCTTCGGCTATGGAGGACACATTGTTTTCCCCGAATTATACACAGCCATGAAAGACCCTTCAAAGTTTACCAAGGTACCTAACCTACCCACATgaaagtttatatatttatttgcttAAGCAGAACTGtaagttttgtttgaaaatttcaGGTTTCTGTTGTGAGCTTCGCAGTGGTTACAGCAATTTACACGACACTGGGGTTCATGGGTGCGAGGATGTTTGGTAAGGATGTAAAGTCTCAAATAACTCTGAGCATGCCAGCAGAGAGCATTGTCACAAAGGTTGCTCTTTGGGCAACCGTGGTGGCACCAATGACCAAATACGCACTTGAATTCACACCTTTGGCAATTCAACTAGAACATGCACTTCCAAGTACCATGAGTGGGAGAACCAAGATGATTATTCGGGGTTGCGTTGGTTCATTTTCACTTTTGGTCATACTAACCCTTGCTCTGTCGGTTCCATATTTTGAACATGTACTAAGTCTCACCGGTTCCCTTGTTAGTGTTGCCGTTTGTTTGATTCTGCCATGTTCTTTCTACTTGAAGACATGTTGGGATCAGATATCAAACCCTGTCTTGCTCCTTAACCTCTTCCTCATCACATTTGGCTTTCTTCTTGCTCTCATGGGCACCATTTCCTCCTCAAAGTTGCTACTCAAAAGTTTTCAGTTGCATCACTCGAGTTAATTGGAGTGATTAGTATACATATATGTACTGATACATCAGTCTATGGTTGTGATTTCTTGCTTAATGAAAACAACTTCTTTGTCTGTTGCTATGGAAAATAACCTAATGATATTAATTGTGTGTTATAGTTAAAATTGCATAATAGTGGAACTACCTAATGAAAAAGGTATCCAAATTTAGGTcgacataattaatatataaaaacttttGAAGATTATGAAAGTTACGCTCATAATACGAAAGgattgtaaaaattataggtAAAATGAATGTGTTTTAGTTATAACTTGAACTTAAGTTTTCTTTGATGTCTCAGTTTGTCTTTACCTTCTATTATAATAATCTCAAGAATCGAATTCATTGAACCATACTTATCACactattttatcttatttgtaAAGCAAAATTCTCTCTACCAACCACCAAATGCTTTAaagaagttaaataaaaaatgttaataaataaatagaatattaaaaacttataataaataaaaaagtatgtgAAGTTTGGAAGAGTTCTGAAAAGAAGTGGATGTGATCCTGTGTTATTATGACATGCTTATAAAATGTCAGCGGATATTAATCTGTAATGATTGAAGTCATTCTAGTAACATGCTTCTCAACTTTTGTGCACtatgatatcaaatacttttaaaaattaaaattcactaTAGATAGAATATGATTTTAATGTGCTTTCCAAACAACAgagtcaaaataaaataaaacaaaggttttaattttgattggGTGTAAATGTTTTCTATTTCCAATTGGAATGGAATGAATGGAAACACGTTAAAGCAAAGTTGTCCTAGTTTAACGGCAGGTTTGAGTTTGTATTCTTAAAAATGCTTTTACacaaaaataacatgaaataaACTGAAGAAAATCTGCCAACTAACACGTTcgttaaaacaattattaaaacaCTGAGTGGTGGATGCGGCGTTATGATGTTCTGAGTCTCCTTCTCCCTTTGTTAAAAAAGCCAGTATGTGATTCtgcataatattttattgagtactaattaataataatactgaGTTCTCAGTCACACTTTTATTAATTCGGGATATTTTTCAATATGATTGATTGCACTTTGAGAACATTAAACATTTTTGGGGGGAAAATATTGAAGGAGCACTGTTAGCGAACATGTACATTTAGTTTTACAggtgttgttttgttttggatGTGCAAGGtcattataaattttcaatGCGTTTCTCTTatatccttttatttttctttctttcgaTCTCTTCATCTGCGTCTATAGATAAACAGTATATTTTACATAAAAGGGACAGAATGTGTTGTGTTGGGTTGTGTCTACCAATGAAGGTTGAAACTAGCAGACTGCATAAGCGGGTGTGCAAAGTAAGCTCCTAAGGTAAGTGCAGTAATTGCCAAGTATGGCAGTCGAAGAAACTCCTTGTAGAAATCTTGAGGTAACTTTTGTCTGCCATCAAGAATTGCTGCAAAAGGGAAAACACTTGTTCGACTCTTGACTAGTTCAAAATCCTCCCCAAATTTTGTAGCCAGTCGTCTGTCTCCATTCCAGACACCAAACAGATGGTGAGCAATTAAGCCAAATGAAGCTGCAACAGCCACTGAATTTCCAATCCAAATCGTATGAGCAAGACACCAGATAACCTGCCCAACCATCTGAAAAGCAAATGAGGCAAGGGTTTACATTGTGCAACACAGAATTAAGAGAAGAGACGCATTaccaaagaaagaagaaagatttGCATCACAAAAGGTTTATTTATTGGCTCAAATTATGAAGACCACAAAAAGCATGAACGTGACAGAATTTATCAGTGTCATACTACATCTAGTTACGGTATTAGAGGTATACCTGTGGATGCCTGGTTATTCTTATGATCCCAGTTTCCCATAGATGTAGTTTAGGCTTGTCAACAGCTGCAACCTCTAAAAGATTGAAAGTTGAAGGGtataggaaaaagaaagaaatgaaatttgaaatccACAGAAGTTGATGAAGCCCAGGAGCATCCTGGACCTGCCAGAGTTGAAGTCCATCATATCTGTGGTTAATAAAATACACCTGTATCATGACAGAAAACAAGC carries:
- the LOC114178679 gene encoding amino acid transporter AVT1H yields the protein MWGKMLKSLWKSFQHKCVERQKSEVDESVSVHVHGEDLVVLPVQCCNSCIEETKQCNCDHIHAAEDANLHAQRHANSNSSFTHAVINMVGMLVGLGQLSTPYAVVSGGWVSAFLLVGLGVMCAYSSHILGTCLRKNPKLRSFMDIGKHAFGSKGRLVAATIIYMEIFMSLVSYTISLHDNLITVFLGTNLKHHFPRFSSSQFLTAVAVLIALPSLWIRDLSSISFLSTLGILMSLLIFLCVAATAVLGHVSNNHAIPVLQLHNIPSVSGLYVFGYGGHIVFPELYTAMKDPSKFTKVSVVSFAVVTAIYTTLGFMGARMFGKDVKSQITLSMPAESIVTKVALWATVVAPMTKYALEFTPLAIQLEHALPSTMSGRTKMIIRGCVGSFSLLVILTLALSVPYFEHVLSLTGSLVSVAVCLILPCSFYLKTCWDQISNPVLLLNLFLITFGFLLALMGTISSSKLLLKSFQLHHSS